The following proteins come from a genomic window of Populus nigra chromosome 6, ddPopNigr1.1, whole genome shotgun sequence:
- the LOC133697335 gene encoding wound-responsive protein GWIN3-like has translation MEITKFLGFSFLLFAFAATSFPEAVHAKDAAAVLDVFGHEVQAGARYLIVAPSTDNTTTLAVTATGKIICNSDVILSTLNESLPITFSPAIKSNDGVIREGS, from the coding sequence atggaGATCACTAAATTTCtagggttctccttccttctctTTGCCTTCGCAGCAACTTCATTTCCTGAGGCCGTTCATGCCAAAGATGCTGCAGCAGTGCTCGATGTCTTCGGTCATGAGGTGCAAGCTGGTGCTCGTTATTTAATCGTAGCCCCCTCGACTGACAATACAACAACTCTTGCGGTCACTGCGACTGGCAAGATCATATGCAATTCAGATGTTATACTTTCCACTTTGAACGAGAGCCTCCCAATAACATTTTCACCTGCTATAAAATCCAACGATGGTGTCATCCGTGAAGGCTCTtga